A region of the Fibrobacter succinogenes genome:
GCGGCTTCCTTGTCAGAACCGAAGTTCGCGTAGCTAAGCATCGCCATCACCGGTTCGTGAGCGAAGAAGCGGACTGCGTCGTGCGTGAGCTTCACGATATCGACGAGCGTATCAGCATCCGGGTCGCGGTTCACGAGCGTATCGGCAAGGAAGAACGTTCCCTTCTTGGTGCTGAGGATATGCATGGCACCGAAGTGCTTGTATTCCGGACGGATACCGATAATTTCCTTCGCAAGTTCAATCGTTTCGGAGTACTTGGAGTAGCCACCCGAAATCAACGCATCGGCATCGCCGACCTTCACCATCATCATACCGAAGTGGTTCGGTTCGAACATGTCGTCGCGGGCTTCTTCGAAGGTCACGCCGTTACGACCATTTTCTTCGGCATAGATTTCAGCATACTTGCGACGGCGTTCGAATTCTTCCGGAGAACGCGGGTTCACTATCTTGATGCCCGTAAGGTCGAGCTGTTCGCGCTGGGCGATAATTTGGATGCGTTCCGGGTTGCCAAGCATAATCGGGTGAGCAACGCCTTCGGCCTTGGCCTGCACGGCAGCCTTGAGCATGTTGAGGTTGCTTTCGGCAAACACGACACGCTTCGGATTGCTACGGGCGGTATCGCTGAACTGACGGATGAGCTTATTGTCATAGCCCATCATGTCGCGAAGGCGATCGTAGTAAGCATCCCAATCCGTAATCGGCTTGCGGGCCACGCCACTTTCGATAGCGGCCTTAGCCACAGCGATAGAAACTTCCGTGAGGAGGCGCGGGTCGAGCGGCTTCGGAATCAAGTATTCCTTGCCGAACGTGAAGCGCTGTGCGTTGTAGGCAATGTTCACCACATCCGGAACCGGCTTGTGAGCGAGAGCGGCGATAGCGCGCACTGCAGCATGCTTCATGTGTTCGTTGATCGTCGTTGCACGAACGTCAAGAGCGCCACGGAAAATGTACGGGAAACCGATAACGTTGTTCACCTGGTTCGGATAGTCACTGCGGCCCGTTGCAAAAATCAGGTCGCCACGACTTGCCATGGCTTCTTCGTAGCTGATTTCGGGGTTCGGGTTAGCAAGAGCGAAAACGATTGGCTGGTCGGCCATGCTGCGGACCATCTCGCGAGTAAGGACGTTAGCCTTGGAGAGGCCGACGAACACATCTGCGCCCTTCATGGCATCTTCAAGCGTTTCGATGTCGGTGCGGTCGGTTGCAAAGAAAGCCTTAGCTTCAGTGAGGCCCTTGCGGTCCTTGCGAATAACGCCCTTGCTATCGCACATCACAAGATTTTCTTTCTTGAGACCGAGAGACAAGTAGAGGCGCGTGCAAGCGCAAGCGGCAGCGCCAGCGCCATTCACGACCATCTTCACGTTGCGAATGCTCTTGCCAGCAACTTCGATAGCGTTCAAGAGACCTGCGGAAGAAATGATTGCCGTACCATGTTGGTCATCGTGCATCACAGGGATATCGAGTTCGGCCTTGAGAGCGTCTTCAATTTCGAAGCATTCCGGAGCCTTGATATCTTCGAGGTTGATGCCGCCAAACGTCGGGGCAATACCCTTCACGATTTCGATGAACTTCTTCGGGTCCTTTTCGTTGATTTCAATGTCGAACACATCAATGCCCGCATAAATCTTGAAAAGCAAAGCCTTGCCTTCCATCACCGGTTTACCAGCGAGCGCACCAATGTCGCCGAGGCCAAGCACTGCCGTACCGTTACTGATCACAGCGACGAGGTTTCCCTTGCCCGTGTATTCATAAGCGAGGTTCTGGTCTTTTTCGATTTCAAGACACGGTGAAGCCACGCCCGGCGTGTATGCAAGGCCCAAGTCCGTCTGCGTGCTGTGCGGCTTGGTGGGCACGATTTCGATCTTGCCCGGCTTGCCCATGGAATGGTATTGGAGAGCCATTTCCTTTAAGTCTTTTCCCATTTCGTTCTCCTGTGAGTCATAACTTTTTTCAAAACGCAAATTTAGAAAAATTTACATAACAATAAAAGGGTGTTTTTTGACGTAAAAAAGCCTGTTTAGTCTATTTATTACTATCGTTGTAGCTTGAAAATCAAATCAAAGAATTAAAAAACGCGAAGTAAGCGAAAAATAAAGGTAGCGCACCAAAAATATATATAATTGGCGCACTAGATTTACAAAAAATGAAACAGACGATTGAACAAACAGTACTCGAAAACGGAATCACCATTTTAACCGATTACATGCCGCACGCCTACTCCGCAGCCGTGGGCGTCTGGATTCCGCGAGGGAGCCGCCACGAAGCCAAAGACGAATTCGGGCTCAGCCATTTTTACGAGCATCTCGTTTTTAAAGGAACAGAAAACCGCACCGCACTCGAAATCGCGCACGCCATCGAAGACCGCGGTGGGAATCTCGAAGCGTACACCACACGCCAAGAAACGGGCTTTTACGCGCAAGTCGAAAGCGGCGACGTGCCGCTCGCTATAGACGTCATCTCGGACATGCTCATGCATCCGCGCTTCGACAAAAAAGAAATGGAAAAAGAGCGCCATGTCATCATCGAGGAAGTCCATAGTTACGACGACATTCCCGAGGAACTCGTAGGCGACATTTTCAACGCCATCCATTTCAAGGGTTGTGGCATCGCACATTCCATCACCGGAAACGTGAAGCAGGTGCAATCACTCACGCGCAAGCAAATGCTCAAGTACGGGCACCAAGTCACCGACGAAATTCCGCTATACGTTTTTGCATCAGGCAAAGTGAACCACAATGAGCTAGTAGAACTTTGTGCACAAAAATTCGAACAAAAAAAGATTAACGGTTTTACGCCCGACGATATTTACACTTCCAAAAGCAGGGTAAAAATCGTACAGAAAAGCGACATCACGCAATCGAACCTTTTCTGGGGACTTAGCTTTGACCGTTCCCTCATGAGCGACCGTGACCGCTGCGCATTTTCAATTTTCAACGTGGCGATGGGAGCCGGCATGGCAAGCAGGCTCTTCCAGAAAATCCGCGAAGACAAAGGCCTCGCCTACTCCGTCTATTCCACAGCCGACCTTTACAAAGACTGCGTGGACTGGGGTGTCGCCCTTGCAACCGAACCGCACCAGCTCAAGACCGCCCTTGCGCTCTCCGTCGCCGAAGTCAAGAAATTCCTGCGCCACGGGTTCATCAAAGACGAGTTCGAACGCACCAAGACGAACATCCTCGGCGGGCTCCACCTCGGCGCCGACAGCCCCGAAAAGCGTATCATCCGCATGGCAGAGCAAACGCTCCACCTTGGAGAATTCCACACGATGGACGATGTCGAAAAGAAAATCCACGCCATCACCGAAGACGAAGTCCTCGCCACCATCAACCGTCTTTTCAGCACAGCGAAATACTCCATCGCCGTTGTCGAACCCAAGAGCAAAAAGAAGACCGTGTTGGACGTGGATTTGTTTTAGGGGGTAGTGGTTAGGACAAAAGATGCCACCACGCAACCTTGTACGTCATTGCGAGCCGATATGTTTACGTTATCGCTAGCCAACGCGTTCACGTCATTGCGAGGAGGGTTCCGACGAAGCAATCTATGCATTCGTCGTTCATTCGCACAAAAAAGCGCCCCGCCTTTTCGGGCGGAGCGCAATTTCTCGCGTTTTTTGCTTAGTCAGGACTTAAGCAGCCTTCACGATTTCGACGACCTTAGCAAAAGCTGCCGGATCGGCGACGGCCAAGTCAGCGAGAACCTTGCGGTTCATGTTGATGTTAGCCTTGGAAAGCTTGTAAATGAACTGGCTATAGCTGATGCCGAATTCACGAACAGCAGCGTTCAAGCGAGTGATCCACAGAGAGCGGAAATCACCCTTCTTGTCGCGGCGGTGTGCATAGGCATACTGACCAGCGTGGGCAACGGCGTCAATAGCAAGGCGAAGGTTCGACTTGCGGCGGCCATAGTAACCCTTGGCGGCCTTGAGGATTTTTTTGCGGCGTTCGCGGGAAGGAACTCTAGTTTTTGCGCGTGGCATTCTTACTCTCCTTATGCTACTACAAGCAGACGCTTGACGTGATAGGTATCGACTTTCTTAACGAGAGCGCCCTTACGAAGGTTACGCTTACGCTTAGTGTTCATCTTAGCTTGAATGTGGCGCATACCAGCGCGCTTGAACTTGACATGGCCGGAACCAGTCACGCGGAAGCGCTTCTTAGCACCGCTGTGAGTTTTCATTTTAGGCATTTTTACCTCGTAGGTTTAAAGTTAAGCCTCACCTGCTGCCTTTGGCTCGGTTACGGGCTTCGGTGCCTGGTCTTGTTTCTTACCGGCACCACGTTTCGGACCGTAGATAGAAAGCATCGTGTTGCCTTCCACCCGCGAATCCATTTCCAAATCGCCAAACGGGGCCAAGTCTTCCTTGGCGCGTTCCATCAGGCGCTTGCCGTAGTCCATGTGCGCCATTTCGCGTCCACGGAACTGCATGATAAGTTTCACCTTCATACCGTCCTGCAAGAACTCGCCAGCCTGCTTGATACGGTACTGGTAGTCGTTCTCGGCAGTCTTCGGGTGCATCTTGATTTCCTTGAGCTTCACCACGTGCTGCTTAGCCTTAGCAGCCTTAGCCTTCTTCAGTTGTTCGAACTTGTACTTGCCGTAGTTGATGATGCGGCAGACAGGCGGCTTAGCGTTCGGGGAGACTTCCACAAGGTCCAGTCCGGCGTCTTTCGCCATCTGCAATGCCTTGCTCGTCTCGATGATGATAGCTTCGCCATCTTCTTTCACGAGACGGATCGGAGAGATATGGATATCTTCGTTGGTACGGGTCCCATCGCTGGGACGGTTGGGCATGCGACGATCGCGCGGATTAGGGAACAAGTATGCTACCTCTGATATGATTGTTTTGTTTATGCGAGCGTAAATTTAGAATTTTTTTCATATTTTTCCAACAACTTTTTTTATAACCCCTTTAAAAACTGCAATATTTTTGTATAATTGTCATGCTCGCGGCGGTAGCTCAATGGTAGAGCCTTAGCCTTCCAAGCTAATGGTTGCCGGTTCGATCCCGGTCCGCCGCTCTTAGACCTCTCTTTCGAGAGGTCTTTTTTTGTTCCAACCTCCCTTTCGGGAGGCCTTTCTTATTTCCACGTGATCTTCAACTTGCGTTTAGCGTTCGCACAATCGGTCAAATACGAATCCATCAGCACCTGATACGGAATGCCAAGTTCTTCGGCCATATTCTTGAAATAGTCGATCGTTTCAACGTTCAGCCTTATTGTAATTTGTTTCTTAAGAACTTTGGCATACGGGTTCTTCACCGCCTTCATTTTTGAAAAATCATATTCTTTCTT
Encoded here:
- the rpmI gene encoding 50S ribosomal protein L35, whose translation is MPKMKTHSGAKKRFRVTGSGHVKFKRAGMRHIQAKMNTKRKRNLRKGALVKKVDTYHVKRLLVVA
- a CDS encoding pitrilysin family protein, which codes for MKQTIEQTVLENGITILTDYMPHAYSAAVGVWIPRGSRHEAKDEFGLSHFYEHLVFKGTENRTALEIAHAIEDRGGNLEAYTTRQETGFYAQVESGDVPLAIDVISDMLMHPRFDKKEMEKERHVIIEEVHSYDDIPEELVGDIFNAIHFKGCGIAHSITGNVKQVQSLTRKQMLKYGHQVTDEIPLYVFASGKVNHNELVELCAQKFEQKKINGFTPDDIYTSKSRVKIVQKSDITQSNLFWGLSFDRSLMSDRDRCAFSIFNVAMGAGMASRLFQKIREDKGLAYSVYSTADLYKDCVDWGVALATEPHQLKTALALSVAEVKKFLRHGFIKDEFERTKTNILGGLHLGADSPEKRIIRMAEQTLHLGEFHTMDDVEKKIHAITEDEVLATINRLFSTAKYSIAVVEPKSKKKTVLDVDLF
- a CDS encoding CopG family antitoxin; the encoded protein is MKKEYDFSKMKAVKNPYAKVLKKQITIRLNVETIDYFKNMAEELGIPYQVLMDSYLTDCANAKRKLKITWK
- a CDS encoding NADP-dependent malic enzyme — protein: MGKDLKEMALQYHSMGKPGKIEIVPTKPHSTQTDLGLAYTPGVASPCLEIEKDQNLAYEYTGKGNLVAVISNGTAVLGLGDIGALAGKPVMEGKALLFKIYAGIDVFDIEINEKDPKKFIEIVKGIAPTFGGINLEDIKAPECFEIEDALKAELDIPVMHDDQHGTAIISSAGLLNAIEVAGKSIRNVKMVVNGAGAAACACTRLYLSLGLKKENLVMCDSKGVIRKDRKGLTEAKAFFATDRTDIETLEDAMKGADVFVGLSKANVLTREMVRSMADQPIVFALANPNPEISYEEAMASRGDLIFATGRSDYPNQVNNVIGFPYIFRGALDVRATTINEHMKHAAVRAIAALAHKPVPDVVNIAYNAQRFTFGKEYLIPKPLDPRLLTEVSIAVAKAAIESGVARKPITDWDAYYDRLRDMMGYDNKLIRQFSDTARSNPKRVVFAESNLNMLKAAVQAKAEGVAHPIMLGNPERIQIIAQREQLDLTGIKIVNPRSPEEFERRRKYAEIYAEENGRNGVTFEEARDDMFEPNHFGMMMVKVGDADALISGGYSKYSETIELAKEIIGIRPEYKHFGAMHILSTKKGTFFLADTLVNRDPDADTLVDIVKLTHDAVRFFAHEPVMAMLSYANFGSDKEAARGTVNKVRAAVKTIHEQYPDYALDGEMQVNVALDKDLRDTKYPFNKLKGQTVNTLIFPCLSSANTTCKMLLEMGVGESIGPVQMGLNKPVHFTDSDASVHDIFNLTVAAVIDAIVQEKKDEEKNRKKFDKMW
- the infC gene encoding translation initiation factor IF-3 codes for the protein MPNRPSDGTRTNEDIHISPIRLVKEDGEAIIIETSKALQMAKDAGLDLVEVSPNAKPPVCRIINYGKYKFEQLKKAKAAKAKQHVVKLKEIKMHPKTAENDYQYRIKQAGEFLQDGMKVKLIMQFRGREMAHMDYGKRLMERAKEDLAPFGDLEMDSRVEGNTMLSIYGPKRGAGKKQDQAPKPVTEPKAAGEA
- the rplT gene encoding 50S ribosomal protein L20; its protein translation is MPRAKTRVPSRERRKKILKAAKGYYGRRKSNLRLAIDAVAHAGQYAYAHRRDKKGDFRSLWITRLNAAVREFGISYSQFIYKLSKANINMNRKVLADLAVADPAAFAKVVEIVKAA